The following are from one region of the Hymenobacter radiodurans genome:
- a CDS encoding oligosaccharide flippase family protein, which produces MCSFVASLSLTCIKRFFGNISFAVLLNLLVKPGWVFVENLVQNQLGHVAFGTFTALSSLTIILATFSDVGLTHYTVKRVAAEPAYLATYFPTILPLRASLNFLALGALLVLGWVVGYQGAQLTLLAIIGAALLLTQYGQFLRGTLQAHQRFNTDAVLSVLEKVLLLGLVLALLPSGLTLTGYVWMRFAAAAFAAVLLYGLMVRLFGRVRYRWSWGHARMVLRETLPFALITLLYGANERVDMVMLERLASPAEASYYAGAYRWVDAVMMYVWTIMPLFFARFAAAINSRSEQRDLLWFGQRIVTLPLLLACAFVLFRGEVLFWQFTHSTPAELARMTLCLKILFLNVLVHGFFAIYSSLLNSTHYVKTVSWLVALSLGLNVCLNLVLLPRFGAVAAALNTLGCAVLVSGGYVWLVQHRAGVAVPWLLLGKLLGGFLLLCAGWYGLQQTLELHWLVESLVATIGFGVLSVVLGLVPLAELKKFLRPGAGAKMPPNAP; this is translated from the coding sequence TTGTGTAGTTTTGTCGCCTCACTCAGCCTTACCTGCATCAAACGGTTTTTCGGGAACATCAGCTTTGCCGTATTGCTCAACCTCTTGGTAAAGCCGGGGTGGGTATTCGTTGAAAATCTAGTGCAAAACCAGCTCGGGCACGTAGCATTTGGCACGTTCACGGCCTTATCGTCGCTCACCATTATCCTGGCTACCTTCTCCGATGTGGGCCTGACTCACTACACGGTGAAACGGGTGGCGGCCGAGCCGGCTTATCTGGCAACCTATTTTCCTACCATTCTGCCGCTGCGTGCTTCGCTTAATTTTCTGGCATTGGGCGCTTTACTGGTTTTGGGTTGGGTGGTAGGCTACCAGGGCGCGCAGCTGACACTGCTGGCTATTATTGGCGCGGCCTTGCTATTAACTCAGTACGGGCAATTTTTGCGCGGTACGCTGCAGGCGCACCAGCGCTTCAACACGGATGCCGTACTGTCGGTGCTGGAAAAAGTGCTGTTGCTGGGTTTAGTGCTGGCTCTATTGCCTAGTGGCTTAACCTTGACTGGTTATGTGTGGATGCGGTTTGCCGCCGCCGCTTTTGCCGCAGTGTTGCTGTATGGGCTCATGGTGCGCCTCTTCGGACGCGTGCGCTACCGCTGGAGTTGGGGCCACGCACGTATGGTGCTCCGCGAAACGTTGCCTTTCGCCCTGATTACGCTGCTCTACGGCGCCAACGAGCGGGTAGATATGGTAATGCTGGAACGGCTGGCCTCGCCAGCCGAAGCCAGCTATTATGCCGGTGCCTACCGGTGGGTGGATGCCGTGATGATGTACGTCTGGACCATTATGCCCTTGTTTTTCGCCCGCTTCGCCGCCGCCATAAATAGCCGGTCGGAGCAGCGCGACTTGCTGTGGTTTGGGCAGCGCATCGTTACGCTGCCATTGCTGCTGGCCTGCGCTTTTGTGCTGTTTCGGGGCGAGGTTTTGTTTTGGCAATTTACCCACAGTACTCCCGCCGAGCTGGCCCGCATGACCTTGTGTCTCAAGATATTATTCCTGAATGTGCTCGTGCATGGCTTCTTTGCCATCTACAGCTCGCTGCTCAATAGCACGCACTACGTAAAAACGGTGAGCTGGCTGGTAGCCCTAAGTCTGGGGCTCAATGTGTGCTTAAATCTGGTGCTGTTGCCCCGCTTCGGCGCTGTGGCCGCTGCCCTAAATACGCTCGGTTGCGCCGTGCTGGTGTCGGGTGGCTACGTGTGGCTGGTGCAGCATCGGGCGGGAGTGGCTGTGCCGTGGCTGCTGCTCGGGAAGCTGCTGGGGGGCTTTTTGCTGCTGTGCGCGGGCTGGTACGGTTTGCAGCAAACCCTGGAGTTGCACTGGCTGGTGGAGAGTCTGGTGGCAACCATCGGCTTTGGCGTGCTTAGTGTGGTGCTGGGCTTGGTACCCTTAGCCGAGCTAAAGAAGTTTCTGCGACCTGGGGCCGGCGCAAAAATGCCCCCCAACGCTCCGTAA
- a CDS encoding glycosyltransferase family 4 protein yields MPPSSLHIAVNTRFLLPGDALEGIGRFTFETLSRMVRQHPEHRFHFLFDRPYDARYVFAANVVPHVLAPPARHPLLFVAWFEGAVAAWLRRHKPAVFLSTDGFTTLATSVPRVTVVHDLAFEHFPQDVSWLVRRYYHFFMPRFVRASARVIAVSEATKQDLIQTYGLAADRIRVIYNAPGGNFAPQTAVEQAATQAKFSQQQPYILFVGALQPRKNLVNLLRAFDAFKTRTGSTTQLLIVGRQAWKAGPIFEVYQQMRHREAVRLTGRVSDAELEQLYAAARGCAYVPYFEGFGIPIVEAQASGCPVITSNLSSMPEVAGPDGALLVNPFEVAAISEALEQLDTNPNLRQRLVTRGLENVQRFSWDRSAEQLWSCLEEVAKLTT; encoded by the coding sequence ATGCCCCCCAGCTCCCTGCACATAGCCGTTAACACCCGTTTTCTGTTGCCGGGCGACGCGTTGGAGGGCATTGGGCGCTTTACTTTTGAGACGCTGAGCAGGATGGTGCGTCAGCACCCCGAACACAGGTTCCATTTCCTGTTTGACCGGCCCTACGACGCACGTTATGTGTTCGCTGCCAATGTGGTGCCGCATGTGCTGGCGCCACCCGCCCGCCACCCGTTGCTGTTTGTGGCGTGGTTTGAAGGGGCCGTAGCCGCGTGGCTCCGTCGGCACAAGCCGGCGGTATTTCTAAGCACCGATGGCTTCACGACGCTGGCTACCTCCGTGCCCCGCGTAACGGTGGTGCACGATCTGGCTTTCGAGCATTTTCCGCAGGATGTAAGCTGGCTGGTGCGGCGTTACTACCACTTTTTTATGCCCCGCTTTGTACGGGCCTCAGCACGGGTAATAGCCGTATCGGAAGCCACCAAGCAGGATCTGATACAGACTTACGGCCTCGCCGCCGACCGTATCAGAGTGATTTATAATGCGCCGGGGGGCAATTTTGCCCCCCAGACTGCTGTCGAGCAGGCTGCCACCCAGGCAAAGTTTAGTCAGCAGCAGCCCTATATCCTGTTTGTGGGTGCCTTGCAGCCGCGCAAAAACCTGGTCAATCTGTTGCGCGCTTTCGATGCCTTCAAAACCCGGACGGGCTCTACTACGCAGCTACTCATTGTGGGTCGGCAGGCTTGGAAAGCGGGACCTATTTTCGAAGTGTACCAGCAAATGCGCCACCGCGAGGCCGTCCGGCTCACCGGGCGCGTCAGCGACGCAGAGCTGGAGCAGCTGTATGCTGCCGCACGCGGCTGCGCGTATGTTCCTTACTTTGAGGGCTTTGGAATCCCTATTGTTGAAGCTCAAGCCAGCGGCTGCCCCGTAATTACCTCCAACCTGAGTTCCATGCCCGAAGTAGCCGGCCCCGACGGCGCTTTACTGGTTAATCCGTTTGAGGTGGCTGCTATCTCCGAAGCCTTGGAGCAACTCGACACCAACCCTAACCTGCGGCAGCGCCTGGTAACGCGTGGCTTGGAAAATGTGCAGCGTTTTTCCTGGGACCGCAGTGCCGAGCAGCTGTGGAGTTGTTTAGAGGAAGTAGCAAAACTTACTACATAG
- a CDS encoding FkbM family methyltransferase, translated as MNTDLLHQLERVEQLATASKLLRLLRAPGRYLYAIGFRLLRYRATKKGVMKQADTFFGTPMTVVLPAGTDIYLTGGKSHDSEIRLARFLIQRLQPNDVFADVGAHFGYFSLLAARLVGPKGQVVAFEASATTHAVLAQNVAASAVVQAHHCAVSDQQETISFYEFPILYNEFNSLDVTQFENEQWFKEFKPTKITVPAVTLDAFFTSSGQVPAVLKIDVEGAELKVIRGAAKLLERAAPAVVLEYLEPKRHNTGHQQAAALLRELGYQSHRIGADGQLIVCPDLDAYLQAEQIDSDNFVFVKA; from the coding sequence ATGAATACCGATTTGCTGCACCAACTCGAGCGCGTAGAGCAGCTGGCTACGGCCTCCAAGCTGCTGCGGCTGCTCCGAGCGCCGGGCCGCTACTTGTATGCAATTGGATTTCGGCTGCTGCGCTACCGCGCTACCAAAAAGGGTGTGATGAAGCAGGCTGACACCTTCTTTGGCACTCCCATGACGGTGGTCTTGCCCGCCGGCACCGATATCTACCTCACCGGCGGCAAATCGCACGATTCAGAAATTCGTCTGGCGCGCTTCCTCATTCAGCGCCTTCAACCCAATGATGTATTTGCGGATGTAGGCGCACATTTTGGGTATTTCTCCCTGCTGGCAGCTCGGTTGGTTGGCCCAAAGGGGCAAGTGGTTGCCTTCGAGGCGTCGGCCACGACTCACGCTGTATTGGCCCAAAATGTGGCTGCTTCCGCTGTTGTACAAGCGCACCACTGCGCCGTTTCTGATCAGCAGGAAACGATTTCCTTTTACGAGTTTCCGATTCTGTACAACGAATTCAACTCGCTGGATGTAACGCAGTTTGAGAATGAGCAGTGGTTTAAGGAGTTCAAACCAACCAAAATCACTGTGCCCGCTGTTACGCTCGATGCTTTTTTTACTTCCTCCGGCCAGGTGCCCGCTGTCCTGAAGATTGATGTAGAAGGAGCAGAGCTTAAGGTGATTAGAGGTGCGGCTAAGTTGCTGGAGCGCGCTGCGCCGGCCGTCGTGCTGGAGTATCTGGAGCCCAAGCGCCATAATACCGGACACCAACAAGCCGCGGCATTGCTCCGCGAGTTAGGCTATCAGTCTCACCGAATCGGCGCGGATGGACAGCTTATCGTCTGTCCTGACCTCGACGCCTATCTGCAAGCGGAGCAGATTGACTCCGATAATTTTGTGTTTGTAAAAGCGTAG
- a CDS encoding polysaccharide deacetylase family protein has protein sequence MLTRPPVLLHSLFPGCEWQYPTAERILYLTFDDGPIPEETPWVLDQLANYQAKTTFFCVGDNVQRYPEIAQRAVAEGHRLANHTHHHLNAWAHPRTAYLHDVAQCQQTLTELGLLKAETRPLLRPPYGRLTWPLLRHLRPQYRLIMWSVLTQDYDQSLSAERCLRQSIAATRPGDIVVFHDSQKASRNLRYVLPRYLAHFAEQGFTFASL, from the coding sequence ATGCTCACTCGTCCACCTGTACTTTTACACTCGTTATTTCCCGGTTGCGAATGGCAGTACCCAACGGCGGAGCGCATCCTGTACCTTACTTTCGACGACGGCCCGATTCCCGAAGAAACGCCGTGGGTGCTCGATCAATTGGCTAATTATCAGGCCAAAACTACATTCTTCTGCGTGGGCGATAATGTGCAGCGCTATCCCGAGATTGCCCAACGTGCGGTAGCTGAGGGCCACCGCTTGGCCAATCATACGCACCATCACCTGAATGCCTGGGCGCACCCGCGTACCGCTTATCTGCACGATGTAGCGCAATGCCAGCAGACCCTGACGGAGCTAGGCTTGCTGAAGGCTGAAACGCGGCCATTGTTGCGCCCACCCTATGGGCGTCTGACCTGGCCGCTGCTGCGCCACCTGCGCCCCCAGTACCGCCTGATTATGTGGTCGGTGCTAACCCAAGATTACGACCAAAGTCTGTCGGCGGAGCGCTGTTTGCGCCAATCGATTGCCGCCACGCGCCCCGGCGATATTGTCGTGTTTCATGACAGCCAAAAGGCCAGCCGCAACTTGCGCTATGTGCTCCCGCGCTATCTGGCGCATTTTGCGGAGCAGGGCTTTACCTTCGCCTCTCTTTAA
- a CDS encoding glycosyltransferase, producing the protein MLALLTGYFGIWFGVMLVSTLLFTLRRGTIPAPLAEPLPRVSILIAARNEESAIGRCLSAIRALDYPAELVEVLLGDDGSTDHTRVRAEDVMQGYGGLFCCISIHETLGTARGKANVLAHLARAATTDFFFITDADIAVPRTWLSGMLAYARPGIGTVTGLTIVRGPRLFDRLQGLDWLLSLSLVQVVTDLGKPVTAMGNNMLVTREAYEVTGGYEALPFSVTEDFELFKATVKHGFSFCNVFRPEVLALSLPIATPLGLLHQRRRWLRGVEALPWGLKLGLLIYGNFYLGVLALAWVAGPGPALAALGGKMLAQGLLAAIVFRRVGLRAPLELLPAFELYTIWLTVSLIGFRLLGRRFDWKGRTYS; encoded by the coding sequence ATGCTGGCGCTGCTCACAGGATATTTCGGGATTTGGTTTGGGGTGATGCTGGTTTCTACGCTACTCTTTACGCTGCGAAGAGGAACGATACCTGCACCCCTGGCGGAGCCGTTGCCACGCGTCAGTATCCTGATTGCCGCCCGCAACGAAGAATCTGCTATCGGGCGCTGCTTGAGCGCTATTCGGGCACTGGATTACCCCGCGGAGCTGGTGGAAGTACTGCTCGGCGATGATGGCTCTACCGACCACACCCGCGTACGCGCCGAAGACGTAATGCAGGGCTACGGGGGGCTTTTTTGCTGTATTTCGATTCATGAAACCTTAGGAACAGCCCGCGGCAAAGCCAATGTGCTGGCCCACCTCGCCCGCGCCGCTACCACCGACTTTTTCTTTATTACCGACGCCGATATTGCCGTGCCTCGCACTTGGCTGTCGGGAATGCTGGCGTATGCGCGGCCGGGTATTGGTACCGTTACGGGCCTTACGATTGTGCGCGGCCCGCGGCTTTTCGATAGGCTTCAGGGCTTGGATTGGCTGTTATCGTTGAGTCTGGTGCAGGTCGTAACTGATCTGGGAAAGCCCGTGACGGCCATGGGCAACAATATGCTCGTTACCCGAGAAGCCTACGAAGTAACCGGCGGCTACGAAGCGCTGCCTTTCTCAGTGACCGAGGATTTTGAGCTATTTAAAGCCACTGTGAAGCACGGGTTCAGCTTCTGTAATGTATTTCGACCCGAAGTTCTGGCCCTTTCCCTGCCTATTGCCACGCCCTTGGGCCTGCTCCATCAGCGCCGTCGGTGGCTGCGCGGCGTGGAGGCATTGCCGTGGGGACTAAAGCTGGGCTTGCTCATTTACGGTAACTTTTACCTGGGTGTGCTGGCTCTGGCGTGGGTAGCTGGCCCCGGTCCGGCGCTGGCTGCGCTGGGGGGCAAAATGCTGGCTCAGGGCTTACTAGCGGCCATCGTATTCCGACGGGTTGGCTTGCGTGCGCCTTTAGAACTGCTGCCTGCTTTCGAGCTTTACACCATTTGGCTCACGGTTAGCCTGATCGGGTTTCGGCTGCTGGGCCGACGCTTCGACTGGAAAGGTCGTACCTATTCGTAA
- a CDS encoding PP2C family protein-serine/threonine phosphatase, giving the protein MPTPQAMSPEKKLFLRERELNALLEITQAINHDPTEDALYKIFQFTLLGQLNIRRLVLYVKEEGDWACMVSFGSDLSDFRRIPLPEAISDNCTNSPCPVPALNLGPEWQNLETVIPVVNNGNVLAYVLIGNVQADYVSEEATKFLETLSNILVGAIQNRRLAKQRIESAAMRKEIEIAQEVQTMLFPRQLPNDAGVAVCASYVPHTAIGGDYYDVVNIDAKRFLFCVADVSGKGVPASLLMSNFQAGLRTLLRQQADLSTVVSELNNLIYRNAVSEKFITAFFGIYNRATRELQYVSAGHNAAILLPDSGPHQLLSEGTTMLGIFEDLPFLHVQSLTVPPRSLLLTYTDGLTEVFNAAGEEYGEDGVIEFLRRSRYLPLKVLHQEILKEIEAFNEDGNSFADDVTILSCRFK; this is encoded by the coding sequence ATGCCTACTCCGCAGGCCATGTCGCCGGAAAAAAAGCTCTTCTTACGCGAGCGGGAACTGAACGCATTGCTGGAAATTACCCAAGCCATCAATCACGACCCCACGGAAGACGCGCTTTATAAAATCTTTCAGTTCACCCTGCTCGGACAGCTCAACATTCGTCGGCTGGTACTCTATGTAAAGGAGGAAGGCGATTGGGCGTGCATGGTATCGTTTGGGTCCGATTTGTCTGACTTTCGGCGCATTCCGCTCCCTGAGGCCATCAGTGACAATTGCACCAATTCCCCTTGCCCGGTGCCTGCCCTGAATCTGGGGCCGGAATGGCAAAATCTGGAAACCGTCATTCCGGTCGTCAACAATGGCAATGTGCTGGCTTATGTGCTCATCGGCAACGTACAGGCCGATTACGTCAGCGAAGAGGCTACCAAGTTTCTGGAAACCCTCAGCAATATCTTGGTAGGCGCCATCCAAAACCGCCGCTTAGCTAAGCAGCGCATCGAGTCGGCGGCCATGCGCAAGGAAATTGAGATTGCCCAGGAGGTGCAGACTATGCTCTTCCCGCGCCAGCTACCCAACGATGCGGGCGTGGCCGTGTGCGCCAGCTATGTGCCTCACACGGCCATCGGCGGCGATTATTATGACGTGGTAAATATTGATGCCAAACGTTTTCTGTTCTGCGTGGCCGACGTGTCGGGTAAGGGCGTGCCGGCCTCGTTGCTCATGTCGAATTTTCAGGCGGGCCTGCGGACGCTGCTACGCCAGCAGGCCGACCTCTCCACGGTAGTATCGGAGCTGAATAATCTGATTTATCGCAATGCCGTGTCGGAGAAGTTTATCACGGCTTTTTTCGGCATTTACAACCGTGCTACCCGGGAGCTGCAATACGTGAGTGCCGGTCACAATGCCGCCATTCTGCTCCCCGATTCCGGTCCGCACCAGCTCTTATCGGAAGGCACCACCATGCTGGGTATTTTCGAGGACCTACCTTTCCTGCACGTGCAGTCGCTCACGGTACCGCCTCGCTCTCTGCTACTTACCTACACCGACGGCCTGACGGAAGTATTCAACGCAGCGGGTGAGGAATACGGCGAAGATGGCGTTATCGAGTTCTTACGCCGCTCGCGCTATCTGCCGCTCAAGGTACTGCACCAGGAAATTCTCAAAGAAATCGAAGCCTTTAACGAAGATGGCAACTCCTTCGCCGACGACGTAACGATTCTGAGCTGTCGGTTTAAGTAA
- a CDS encoding ABC transporter permease: MVKAAPVLAPVAPTTPPARPPGYYVRQRLWRNGPAMFGLGFILICTLIALAGYWVLPDNSPNANNGLVQLQKEPPGFSATVLRRPLSEAAQSTDSDNIFRTWLRGRAPRFQEVPIGDYKVVGDSVLIQPYRNHSALADLPTRYSLAELVGKKAPQTELRNVVENERIIRRTYWLGTDKSGRDMLSRLLLGTRISLGIGLVAVLISLTLGMLIGAVAGYVGGWVDSVLMGLMTVVWSIPGIMLVIAISLALDSKGVWTSFVAVGLTMWVDVARVVRGQMLSLREKTFVEAGRVLGLPQSRLIARHLLPNMTGPLIVIATSNFAAAILLEAGLSFLGLGVQPPAPSWGLMVNEGFQLLGTQAGLWLTLLPGLAISLLVLSFNLLGNGLRDAYDPKTPLS; this comes from the coding sequence ATGGTGAAGGCTGCCCCGGTTTTGGCGCCCGTAGCGCCCACTACGCCGCCGGCCCGGCCGCCTGGCTACTACGTGCGCCAGCGGCTGTGGCGCAACGGGCCGGCTATGTTTGGGCTGGGCTTCATCCTGATCTGTACTCTAATAGCACTGGCTGGCTACTGGGTGCTGCCCGATAATTCGCCCAATGCCAACAATGGATTGGTGCAGTTGCAAAAGGAACCACCCGGTTTTTCAGCTACCGTACTGCGTCGCCCATTATCGGAGGCAGCCCAGAGCACCGACTCGGATAATATCTTTCGTACCTGGCTTCGGGGCCGTGCGCCGCGCTTCCAAGAGGTACCCATTGGTGACTATAAAGTGGTCGGCGATTCAGTCCTGATTCAACCATATCGCAACCACTCGGCCCTCGCCGATTTGCCAACGCGCTACTCCCTGGCTGAGCTAGTGGGCAAAAAAGCCCCCCAGACGGAGCTAAGGAACGTTGTAGAAAATGAGCGCATCATCAGGCGGACGTACTGGCTGGGGACCGACAAATCGGGTCGCGATATGCTGAGCCGCCTGCTCCTGGGTACGCGCATCTCGTTGGGTATCGGGCTGGTAGCCGTATTGATTTCCCTTACCCTGGGCATGCTTATCGGGGCGGTGGCGGGCTACGTGGGCGGCTGGGTCGATAGTGTGCTGATGGGCCTGATGACGGTGGTATGGAGCATTCCGGGCATCATGCTGGTTATTGCCATTTCGCTGGCGCTCGATAGCAAAGGCGTCTGGACTTCCTTCGTGGCCGTGGGCCTTACGATGTGGGTGGACGTGGCCCGCGTGGTGAGGGGGCAAATGTTGAGCTTGCGCGAGAAAACCTTCGTGGAAGCGGGCCGCGTGTTGGGCTTGCCCCAAAGCCGCCTGATAGCCCGCCACCTGCTGCCCAACATGACCGGGCCGCTGATCGTAATTGCGACGAGTAACTTTGCGGCGGCTATTCTGCTTGAGGCCGGCCTGAGCTTTTTGGGACTTGGTGTACAGCCCCCGGCTCCTTCCTGGGGCCTAATGGTGAATGAAGGCTTCCAACTTTTAGGTACCCAAGCTGGACTGTGGCTCACGCTGCTGCCGGGTTTAGCCATAAGCTTATTGGTTCTGAGCTTCAACCTGTTAGGCAACGGCCTGCGCGACGCTTACGACCCCAAAACACCGCTGAGCTAG
- a CDS encoding GumC domain-containing protein, producing MSSRSYSLLGLWPVIHRWRNLVLTAVLLALVVSAVVAWMLPNIYRSTAVFYPTNPETTDPDRIVKEGGRLQLGGRAEDLDRIITIGQSQPVAQLIVKRFNLYERYGVGEPGTEKADQAVLDKYNNNLNIVHNDRDAIELTFQDRDKIQAANIANALVQVIDSINQRLTLENRGSIISLYENQTQFLEKQYAQVRDSLQQARKRYGIFGSLSSENETGYESRYLAKELAETETELRRAEGELAAGGGSAARVAGLRRAFRGLTESDGGNVINLESYVAGADLVTTLYARFEDIQKRLITARATYEDARLAISSEISSIYVVQKAYPAIRKAAPVRSLIVISSVLITFVLSVIFITLLELYRGNLNLGGTVKQEPQNAFASPLN from the coding sequence ATGTCATCCCGTTCTTATTCGCTTTTGGGCTTGTGGCCCGTCATACATCGGTGGCGCAATCTGGTTCTGACAGCCGTTCTACTGGCGCTGGTAGTAAGTGCCGTAGTAGCCTGGATGCTGCCCAATATCTACCGCTCCACCGCCGTTTTCTACCCTACCAATCCTGAAACCACCGACCCCGACCGCATTGTAAAAGAAGGCGGCCGCTTGCAGTTGGGGGGCCGGGCCGAAGACCTCGACCGTATCATCACGATTGGTCAGTCGCAGCCGGTAGCGCAGCTGATTGTCAAGCGCTTCAACCTATACGAGCGCTATGGCGTGGGCGAGCCTGGCACTGAAAAAGCTGACCAAGCAGTGCTCGATAAGTATAACAACAACTTAAATATTGTTCACAACGACCGCGACGCCATTGAGTTGACGTTCCAGGATCGGGACAAAATACAGGCGGCGAACATTGCGAATGCGTTGGTACAGGTTATCGACTCCATTAATCAGCGCCTCACTTTAGAAAACCGGGGCAGCATTATCAGCCTCTACGAAAACCAAACGCAGTTTTTGGAGAAGCAATACGCCCAAGTGCGCGACAGTTTGCAGCAGGCGCGTAAGCGCTACGGAATCTTTGGCAGCTTGAGCTCCGAAAACGAAACGGGCTACGAATCGCGCTACCTGGCTAAAGAGCTTGCCGAAACGGAGACGGAGCTTCGCCGCGCTGAGGGTGAGTTAGCTGCTGGCGGTGGATCCGCGGCGCGAGTAGCCGGTTTGCGGCGCGCCTTTCGGGGTCTCACCGAATCAGACGGAGGCAATGTAATTAACCTAGAAAGCTACGTAGCAGGCGCTGACCTTGTCACGACGCTTTACGCTCGTTTTGAAGACATCCAGAAGCGGCTTATTACGGCGCGCGCTACCTATGAAGATGCGCGTTTGGCCATTAGCAGTGAAATCTCGTCTATTTACGTTGTGCAGAAGGCGTATCCTGCTATTCGTAAAGCTGCGCCGGTGCGCTCCCTCATCGTCATCTCGTCGGTGCTCATCACCTTCGTTCTTTCGGTCATTTTTATTACCCTGTTGGAGCTTTATCGGGGCAATTTGAATTTGGGTGGGACAGTAAAGCAGGAACCACAGAATGCCTTCGCCTCTCCATTGAATTAA
- a CDS encoding O-antigen ligase family protein — translation MGGKSSYSTTNSAIPAADRRIFLAFVAILLIAGVCALAFNTPLWMALPLAALGLAVLVVDWRWVYYVLLFTLAFSMEIPLPGGLSMDVPTEPLMLVLLACFGVNMLLGRSTVEGRFWVHPLVIIIGQALIWAAVVTLFSVDTTKSIKYLLAKTWYIVPFVFVTLAVVRRPSDVWRIAACHVAGACLTFLYTFARHAGYGFSFDGINPALLPFYKNHVAYAATLSMLIPYALYAARQPDLGLLWRWLWRAAFGMLLLGVVLSYTRASMASLPLAVGFYFVIRWRLTRLALIGASLAAAAAAFYFVSQNNYMLYAPDYEKTVFYGDDFGKHLEATYNLEDLSGMERVYRWVAAARMISDRPITGSGPNTFYPEYKKYTVTSFRTYVSRNPEQSTTHNYFLLMLAEQGIPGFLLFAILVAAALLMVERLYHRSHSAEHRRVVLAAGLSLFIIITHLLLNELVEVDKVGSFFYIALALLMRAEGWIKDEKVALEE, via the coding sequence ATGGGGGGCAAATCTTCTTATTCGACCACCAACTCGGCTATTCCCGCCGCCGACCGCCGCATATTTCTGGCGTTCGTTGCTATTCTGCTGATTGCTGGCGTCTGCGCACTGGCCTTTAATACGCCACTGTGGATGGCTCTGCCGCTGGCTGCCCTAGGGCTGGCTGTACTAGTGGTTGACTGGCGCTGGGTGTACTATGTGCTGCTCTTCACGCTGGCTTTCTCTATGGAAATTCCACTGCCCGGCGGCCTGAGTATGGACGTGCCCACCGAGCCGCTGATGCTGGTGCTCCTGGCGTGCTTCGGCGTAAATATGCTCTTGGGTCGAAGCACGGTAGAAGGACGGTTTTGGGTGCATCCGCTCGTCATTATCATAGGGCAAGCGCTGATTTGGGCCGCTGTCGTCACCTTGTTCTCGGTCGATACGACCAAGTCTATCAAGTACTTACTGGCCAAGACCTGGTACATTGTGCCGTTCGTGTTCGTGACGCTGGCTGTCGTGCGCCGGCCCTCCGACGTGTGGCGGATAGCGGCATGCCACGTGGCCGGGGCGTGCCTCACCTTTCTCTACACCTTTGCGCGGCACGCGGGCTATGGCTTCTCCTTTGATGGCATAAACCCGGCACTCCTCCCCTTTTATAAAAACCACGTAGCCTACGCCGCCACGCTATCCATGCTGATTCCGTACGCGCTATACGCGGCCCGGCAACCCGACCTTGGCCTGCTGTGGCGCTGGTTGTGGCGGGCCGCTTTTGGCATGCTGTTGCTGGGCGTAGTACTGTCTTACACGCGGGCCTCTATGGCGTCGCTACCGTTGGCGGTTGGTTTTTACTTTGTTATTCGCTGGCGGCTCACGCGCTTGGCGCTTATCGGGGCATCCTTGGCGGCGGCGGCGGCGGCCTTTTACTTCGTGAGCCAGAATAACTACATGCTCTACGCGCCCGACTACGAGAAAACCGTATTCTATGGCGACGACTTCGGCAAGCATCTGGAAGCTACCTACAACCTGGAAGATCTGTCGGGTATGGAACGGGTGTACCGCTGGGTGGCAGCAGCCCGTATGATCAGCGACCGGCCCATTACGGGCAGCGGCCCCAACACTTTTTACCCCGAATACAAGAAATACACGGTCACCAGCTTCCGAACCTACGTCAGCCGCAACCCGGAACAATCTACTACGCACAACTACTTTCTGCTGATGCTGGCCGAGCAAGGGATTCCGGGGTTCCTGCTGTTCGCTATTCTGGTGGCCGCGGCCTTATTGATGGTGGAGCGCCTCTACCACCGCAGTCACTCGGCTGAGCATCGGCGCGTGGTACTGGCTGCTGGCTTATCGCTCTTTATAATCATCACTCATTTGCTGCTCAATGAGTTGGTGGAAGTCGACAAGGTTGGCTCCTTCTTTTACATCGCTCTTGCCTTGTTGATGCGAGCGGAAGGCTGGATCAAAGACGAGAAAGTAGCACTTGAAGAATAA